In Cryptomeria japonica chromosome 5, Sugi_1.0, whole genome shotgun sequence, the genomic window GTTAATTTATATTGCATTATAGTGTTATGGCTAGGTAACAACAATATTACAATTTTGAGAGCATAAATATGGAAGTCAAACCAACACTTGCACTAGAGTATAATCAGGCTGTGGGATGGAGTCTAACAAATCCTTTGAGCCTGCTACTCACTATCAATCACAATGAGTTGCACCAAAGTTCTAACTCCCACAGAACACATGCCCATTGATGACCCAGGTAACCTACAGATAATTTTTCATGTAATAATCTCTTAGGTTTAATAAATCTCCTGCCTGTACTACTATATGTATAGAAATGCTAATGTTTTCACAAATGCTTTAATAAAGACCTCGTATACATTTTATTCTCCATCCTGATGTCTATCAATGTACATAAGATGTGCAATGTGATACAACTCAAGACTTGGAAGATAAGACTGTGATTCACAACTTGTAGGGTGCAAATTTGTAACAATATATATCCTAAATTTAGAAGAATACAATATCTTAGGTTTAATAAATCTACTGCATATACTATTATATCTGTAGAGCATGCTAATGTTTTGATAATACTTTACTACAGACCCCGTAGACATCTTATTCTCCATCTTAATGCTTATCAATGTCCTTAAGATGTGCAATGAAATACAAGATTTGGAAAATAAGATTGTGATTTACAACTTGTAGGTTGCAAATTTGCAACATAATACATCctaaattgagaagaataaaagTCATTTAGCTTGATGTTCTTGTACATTAGAAGTGTCTTATTTAGCAGCTATGCTTTGGCAAATCCTTCAATCATTCATTACAATGCTCAGTCCCTTTGACCACCATAATTATTTGTTAATTATAATAATATTGTTTTCTTTGCTTCCTAATAGTTTAAAATGGATTCAAGATTTTCCTTTGTCttgatttcaaatttcaaaattggtatGTTATATGATTTTCTTTCCTTCAAGAAATCTGTATCTAAGCTGCATTCCTCAAGTTCATCCAAGAATCCTAAGCTATAATCTACGAGTAAGTTGAAGCACTTACAACCATGATGACCAAGGTAAAAATCCTGGAAGGCATGTTGCCTATGTATGCAGTTGCTTCCATCTGATTTCATGTGATATATGTGTCtgatgtgtgtgtgtctgtgtcatAGTTAATTTTCCTCTATGATATTCAAAAGGGGATTACCAAGAAAAAAATAATCCAAGGATGTTAAACCTGAGAATGACCTTTCCCGGGAATTACTAACATTTTGAACATTCGATAGATACCAAGTACCTGATTTACAGTGCAATAAATAGATATCCAAATTGTGATACTCGTAGAATCCAGTGGTATCTTTTGGATAGAACACTAAAGGTCAGAAGGATAACCCTGCAAGTAAGCAGTCACCAGCGAAAAAATGGAGGCAATTTCATTCTCTAAAATCTGATTACTTCTCAATTGCTTGTAAGTAAGTACTTGTAAGAAAACACCAAAGATTACCCAGCTAAAATTTATGCAGCAAACAAAATAAACGAAAGGATAAAACACAATACCTTTCCAACCCGAGGGGCAATCAACCAAGCAAGTGTAACAGTCAATAATCCAGTAGCGATAAGAATGCCAGTTCCTTCAACAACCCATTTTGCACGTGGATGCATGTTAGGGCGAAGATCGCCAATGGGAGCGTTATAGACTTCATCAGTCGTAGATTGTGAAACAGTTGCTGTATGCAGGCGTGGATTAAACCATGATGCAATCTCAGTAAGTCGTTGTCGCCTTACTGCAGCCGCTGCATCTGGATCCACACTAGGATTCAATTGAATACATGCAGAAGTGACCTCTCCAGCAGCTGTTCTTGCCCTTAATGATTCATACTCCTCTACAGATGCTTTGACTTTGTTCACATCTGCAAGTCTAACATTCACTGCTTCACTCCCGCATATTTCACAATGAATTGATCCATGACTAACAAACCACCGTAACAAACAAGCATAATGACCTAGTGCAAGCTCATTCTTGCAATGGCAACCCAACTCAATGAGATAATCATTATGATTGAAGCCTAGACCTTCTTCTAAGTCTTTGTCACAAAGAAGGACCTCTCCATCAGGACTCACATATTTGACATACTCAagtgtttcttctttctctttttcagaACATGAATGGCTTGGCACACACTGTTTATCACCTTTGACAGACAAAGACTTCACACTGAAACTGTGTGACCTTTTGATTAAAGGGGGGGAGATGCCCAAAAACTGGAGAGCAGCTTCTCCCTTATTATCAGGTTCTGTACAGTGGCAGACTCTACAGACCTCTAAAAAATCCTGGTCATCCTCACCTTGATCTGAACTAACAGATAACTGGATATTTTCATTCTCATGAATAGAGACAGGATTCTCGTCTGCTGTGCCTGGTTTTCCAGCAGGTAGCC contains:
- the LOC131054614 gene encoding uncharacterized protein LOC131054614 isoform X1 encodes the protein MGLPAGKPGTADENPVSIHENENIQLSVSSDQGEDDQDFLEVCRVCHCTEPDNKGEAALQFLGISPPLIKRSHSFSVKSLSVKGDKQCVPSHSCSEKEKEETLEYVKYVSPDGEVLLCDKDLEEGLGFNHNDYLIELGCHCKNELALGHYACLLRWFVSHGSIHCEICGSEAVNVRLADVNKVKASVEEYESLRARTAAGEVTSACIQLNPSVDPDAAAAVRRQRLTEIASWFNPRLHTATVSQSTTDEVYNAPIGDLRPNMHPRAKWVVEGTGILIATGLLTVTLAWLIAPRVGKKTAKSGLHILLGGLCALTVVVFLRFAVLPRIRYGRARYWAIVFVFMFLVFGIWASRTRATRSG
- the LOC131054614 gene encoding uncharacterized protein LOC131054614 isoform X2, producing MGLPAGKPGTADENPVSIHENENIQLSVSSDQGEDDQDFLEVCRVCHCTEPDNKGEAALQFLGISPPLIKRSHSFSVKSLSVKGDKQCVPSHSCSEKEKEETLEYVKYVSPDGEVLLCDKDLEEGLGFNHNDYLIELGCHCKNELALGHYACLLRWFVSHGSIHCEICGSEAVNVRLADVNKVKASVEEYESLRARTAAGEVTSACIQLNPSVDPDAAAAVRRQRLTEIASWFNPRLHTATVSQSTTDEVYNAPIGDLRPNMHPRAKWVVEGTGILIATGLLTVTLAWLIAPRVGKGYPSDL